The Thalassotalea nanhaiensis genome has a window encoding:
- the gorA gene encoding glutathione-disulfide reductase, with amino-acid sequence MSQHFDYIALGAGSGGIASINRAAMHGKKCALIEAKALGGTCVNVGCVPKKVMWYAGQIADAVHYSKDYGFDLTAGKLNWEKLVESRQAYISRIHQSYDNGLAKNNVTVINGFGKFIDKNTIEVNGETYTADNILIATGGRPSVPNIPGAEYGITSDGFFALNEQPKRVAVVGAGYIAVEIAGVLNALGSETTLLVRKHKPLRDFDDMMSDTLVEIMAAEGPTLKTHCTPKEVIKNSDNSLTLELENGEAITVDAIIWAIGREPATDNINIKATGIELNARGFIDTDKYQNTSVENIYAVGDNTGRAQLTPVAVAAGRRLSERLFNGKTDEHLDYNLIPTVVFSHPTIGTIGLTEQQAIASFGDEDITVYTSQFTSMYTAVTQHRQPCRMKLICQGKNEKIVGMHCIGLGSDEMLQGFAVAVKMGATKADFDNTIAIHPTAAEEFVTMR; translated from the coding sequence ATGAGCCAACATTTTGACTACATAGCCCTTGGCGCTGGCAGCGGCGGAATCGCATCAATAAACCGAGCAGCAATGCACGGCAAAAAGTGTGCATTAATAGAAGCAAAAGCATTAGGTGGTACTTGCGTAAACGTTGGATGTGTTCCTAAAAAAGTAATGTGGTATGCAGGGCAAATTGCTGACGCAGTACACTACTCTAAAGATTATGGTTTCGATTTAACTGCTGGAAAATTAAATTGGGAAAAACTTGTTGAGAGTCGACAAGCCTATATTTCTCGTATTCATCAGTCATATGACAATGGTTTGGCTAAAAATAACGTCACCGTTATCAATGGATTTGGTAAATTTATTGATAAAAATACCATTGAAGTAAATGGTGAAACCTATACAGCTGACAACATATTAATTGCCACTGGCGGTCGCCCTAGTGTGCCAAACATTCCAGGTGCGGAATATGGCATAACTTCAGATGGATTCTTTGCATTAAATGAACAACCTAAACGCGTAGCCGTGGTAGGCGCAGGCTATATTGCCGTTGAAATTGCCGGCGTATTAAACGCTCTAGGTAGTGAAACGACTTTATTAGTGCGTAAGCATAAACCATTACGTGATTTTGACGACATGATGTCAGATACCTTAGTTGAGATCATGGCGGCAGAAGGGCCAACCCTAAAAACACACTGCACGCCAAAAGAAGTCATTAAAAATAGCGACAACAGCTTAACGCTAGAACTAGAAAATGGTGAAGCTATTACCGTTGATGCAATTATTTGGGCCATTGGTCGCGAACCAGCTACAGATAACATTAATATTAAAGCAACAGGCATAGAATTAAATGCTCGTGGGTTTATCGATACAGACAAATATCAAAACACTAGCGTTGAAAATATTTATGCTGTTGGTGATAACACAGGACGAGCACAACTTACACCTGTTGCAGTCGCTGCAGGTCGTCGTTTATCAGAACGTTTATTTAATGGTAAAACCGATGAGCATCTAGATTACAATCTGATCCCAACGGTAGTATTTTCACACCCAACAATTGGCACTATCGGCTTAACTGAGCAACAAGCTATCGCTTCTTTTGGTGATGAAGACATCACTGTTTATACCTCTCAGTTTACTTCTATGTATACCGCGGTAACACAGCATAGACAACCATGTAGAATGAAGCTTATCTGTCAGGGTAAAAATGAAAAAATTGTGGGTATGCACTGTATCGGACTTGGCAGCGATGAAATGCTACAAGGCTTTGCTGTGGCCGTTAAAATGGGCGCTACCAAGGCTGACTTTGATAACACAATTGCAATACACCCAACAGCTGCCGAAGAGTTCGTTACTATGCGTTAA